Below is a genomic region from Streptomyces sp. NBC_00461.
GAGCCCACCGCGCTGCCGCCCGCCGATCCGGACGACCTCGACGACCTCGTGGCGGACACCGTGCTCGACGGGGCCCGCTACGGTGCCTGCACCCTGCGTGCCGTATCCGTGCGAGGGGACTCCGCCCGGTACCGGGGCGAACCGCGCCGCGACTCCCTCCTCACCGCCCGCTTCGGCACCGGCGAACAGGCGCTGATCCTGGTCGCGATGGCCACCGGCGCCCGGGCCACCCCCGGAGCGCACCGCGCCGCGGCCGAGGCCTGTCACTGGATCGGCCGGGCCATCGGTCGCAGTCATGCCCGGCTCGCCGAGGACATGAGGGCGGCCAGGCGCGGCGACCTCAAGTCAGGCCTGCACCGCCTCACCGACCGCAGCCTCGGCAAGCTCCGCGCCAGCGCCGCCGAGCAGGGCATCGACCCGGAGGAGTACTCCGCCACCCTGCGCTGCCTGCTCCTGCCCGCCGACCCGGAGTGCCGTATCCGCGTCTTCTTCGGCGTCGGCACCGGCGGGCTGTTCCGGCTGCGCGACGGCGACTGGCAGGACATCGAGCCGCGCGTCACCGACGCCGTCGGTGACGCGGTCGTCGGCTTCGGTTCGCTGCCCGCCGAGACGCCAGAGGGCGACCGTCTCACCATGGACCTGGGCATCACGACACCTCCCAGCCCCTACGACCCCGCCCCCGAGCCGCCCCGCGAACCCTTCCGGTTCCGGGCCTCCGTAGCCCAGACGGGCGACACGCTCCTGATGTGCAGCGGCGGCCTCGCCGAGCCGTTGCGCGGCGAACCCGACCTGTGCCGGTATCTGACGACCCGGTGGTCCGGACCCACCCCGCCGGGCCTGGCCGCGTTCCTCGCGGACACCCAGGTCCGGGTCAAGGGGTACGCGGACGACCGCACGGCTGCCGCTGTTTGGGAGGCGTGAGGGCGCCCGATGTGAATTCATGAACCCGGAGGGATCCACGGAGACCGAAGGGCAAGAGACCGCCATGGCCAAGCAGAACGTCGCCGAGCAGTTCGTCGACATCCTTGTGCGCGCCGGAGTGAAACGCCTCTACGGCGTCGTCGGCGACAGCCTCAACCCGGTCGTGGACGCCGTCCGCCGCAACGCCGCGATCGACTGGGTGCATGTACGCCACGAGGAGACCGCCGCCTTCGCGGCCGGCGCCGAGGCCCAGATCACCGGGAAGCTGACCGCCTGCGCCGGATCCTGCGGGCCCGGCAACCTGCACCTCATCAACGGCCTGTTCGACGCCCACCGCTCCATGGCGCCCGTCCTCGCCCTCGCCTCGCAGATCCCCTCCAGCGAGATCGGCCTCGGCTACTTCCAGGAGACCCACCCCGATCAGTTGTTTCGCGAGTGCAGTCATTACAGCGAACTGATCTCCAATCCGAAGCAGATGCCGAGGCTGCTCCAGACGGCCATCCAGCACGCCGTCGGGCAGAGCGGGGTGAGCGTGGTCTCGCTCCCCGGGGACATCGCCGACCAGCCCGCCCCGGACAAGGCCGCCGAGACCGCCCTCGTCACCTCCCGGCCCACTGTCCGCCCCGGCGACGGCGAGATCGACCGCCTCGTCGAGATGATCGACAAGGCCGGCCGGATCACCCTGTTCTGCGGCAGCGGCACGGCGGGCGCGCATGCCGAGGTCATGGAGTTCGCCGGGAAGATCAAGTCGCCGATCGGCCACGCGCTGCGGGGCAAGGAATGGATCCAGTACGACAACCCGTACGACGTCGGCATGAGCGGCCTGCTCGGCTACGGCGCCGCCTACGAAGCCACCCACGAGTGCGAGCTGCTGATCCTGCTCGGCACCGACTTCCCGTACAACGCCTTCCTCCCGGACGACGTCAAGATCGCCCAGGTCGACGTCAGGCCCGAGCGTCTGGGCCGGCGCTCCAAGCTGGATCTGGCCGTGTGGGGCGACGTACGGGAGACGCTGCGCTGTCTGATCCCGCGGGTGCGGGAGAAGCAGAACCGGCGCTTCCTCGACAAGATGCTGAAGAAGCACGCCGACGCGCTGGAGGGGGTGGTCAAGGCCTACACGCGCAAGGTGGACAAGCACGTGCCCATCCACCCCGAGTACGTGGCCTCCGTGCTCGACGAACTCGCCGACGACGATGCGGTGTTCACCGTCGACACCGGAATGTGCAACGTCTGGGCCGCCCGCTACATCTCCCCCAACGGCCGCCGCCGCGTCATCGGTTCGTTCTCCCACGGCTCGATGGCGAACGCGCTGCCCATGGCGATCGGCGCCCAGTTCACCGACCGCGGGCGGCAGGTCGTGTCGATGTCCGGGGACGGCGGGTTCTCCATGCTGATGGGCGACTTCCTGACCCTCGTGCAGTACGACCTTCCCGTGAAGGTCGTCCTCTTCAACAACTCCTCGCTGGGAATGGTGGAGTTGGAGATGCTGGTGGCGGGCCTTCCCTCGTACGGCACCACGAACAAGAACCCCGACTTCGCCGCCGTCGCCCGCGCCTGCGGCGCCCACGGAGTGCGCGTCGAGAAGCCCAAGGACCTCGCCGGTGCCCTGAAGGCCGCCTTCAAGCACAAGGGCCCGGCCCTCGTCGACATCGTCACCGACCCGAACGCCCTGTCCATCCCGCCGAAGATCAGCGCCGAGATGGTGACCGGCTTCGCCCTGTCCGCCTCGAAGATCGTCCTGGACGGAGGCGTCGGTCGCATGGTGCAGATGGCCCGCTCCAACATCCGTAACGTGCCTCGGCCTTAGGGCCTGTCCGGTACCTCGGCAGGCACCCACTGGCGTACGCCGTGGCCGTTCGTGCCGTACCAGTAGCGCGGCAGGCCCTTGATGCTGCTGGTGCGGAACGGACGACCGTGGTCGTCGATGCGAACGGTGCCGGTGCGACCCTGGGAGGACCAGTCGAGTTCCAGGTACCACGCGCAGTCGTACATCTCGGTCGTCGCGGTGGCCAGCAGCACCTCCGGGTCCTGGGCGGAGACGCGGTACGGGAACTTCACGGCGGGGGCCGGGTTTCCTCTGTCGTCGGCGCCGGAGACCGCGCGGGCGATGGGGCGGTTGATGTCGAGGTTCACGTCGAAGTAGCGCGGGCCGAGGCCGCCGCCGCAGCCCTGCGCCATGTCGTACGTGGTGCCCTTGAGCGGGGTGCCGCGGCTGACGACGCGGACCCGGAGGGCTTCCAGGACCACGGCCGTGGACGACTTCCCCTGCACCGAGATCTGCACCATGGTCTGCCGCCCGTGCACCGCCCCCTGCGTCGCCGCCCACCCCGCGGCGTCCTGCGGCACCGGCGGCGGGGGCACCTGGTCCGGCTCCTTGCCGATGACGTAGTCGTGTGCGCAGCCCCCGTCCCAGATCTGCGAGTCGGTGGTCCATGTGAGGGGCAGTCCGGTGGCCGGCTTTCCGGCGCCGGTGGGGTCGGTGCCCGGTGCGGACGAGCCGGCGGCCTTGTTCTTCGTGCCGGGTGCGGACGAGCCGCCGGCAGTGCTGGGGGAGGAATTCGCGGACGGCTTCGTCTTCGACGAGCTGCGGGGTGAGGGGGAAGCGGTCGTCCCCGGGCCGGAGGGGGAGCGCGGGGCGGCCGTGTCCCGGGAGTGGTCCGTCGACAGCGCGGACAGACCGCCGAGGGTCGCGAGCAGCGCACAGGTGGCGGCGGTGGACGCCAGGACCCGTCGGCGGCGGTACCAGGGGCGGACGACGGGGGAGGGCCGGGGCCCTTCCACGACCTCCGGCACGACGGCCTCCTCGACGGGAGCGGACGTCCGGTCCACCGGCTCCTCGGCGGCAGCCGGTGCCTGGTCCGCCGGCTCCTCGCCCGCCGCGGCCGCCGTACGCACCCGTTGCCGTGCCGCCACCGCGAGCAGCCACAGCCGGTGCAGTTCGAGCCGTTCCTCCGGCGTCGCCGCGCAGAAGGCGGCGAGCCGCTCCACGGGCGCGAAGTCCTGCGGTACGGCTTCACCGGCGCAGTAGCGGTGGAGGGTCGAGGTGTTCATGTTGACGCGCCGGGCCAGCGAGCCGTAGCTCCGGTCCGTGCGGTCCTTCAGCCGGCGCAGCAGCGCCGCGAACTGTTCGACGTCGTCCCGAGTCGACACCGTTCTCCCGTCCTCACGTTAATTTCCGCATCCCAGGCACTCCATATACCTGCACGTCAGATGGGCTGGGATGGTTCCACCGTCGCCGAACGGGCGTCGGGCGTTGCGCCGGGCTGCCGTGACGGCCGATGCTCTTGGTGTCGCACCGACCAGGGCCGGACCGACCATCCGCCGTCGCTGCGACATCCGACACCCATGCACTCATCCACGGGGGACATCCATGCCCAAGCGCACCAGAGCAGGCGCGCTCGTCGCACTCGCCGTCACGGGTCTGGCCGTAGGACTCGCCGGACCGGCGGCCGCGGCACCGAAGGCGCCCGGCTTCCTCGCGGCGGCCGACCTGCCGCCGCACCCCTCCTCGTCCTGGACGGCGGACAAGGTCACCGTCGGCATACCGGAGGCCACGGAGCAGGACACCTGCCTGCGAGCGCTGCCGGGGCACGAGTGGGCCTGGCACCGCGACTTCCGGACCGACCTCGACACGGGCGCCCGCCAGATCTCCGTCGTGCTGCCCGACACCCGTGCCGCCGCCCGGCTGATCTCCGCGCTGGACAAGGACATCAGGTCCTGCCCGGAGCGGATCGAGGGAGCCGACCCGGAGATCGACGCCACGATGAAGGACTACGGAAAGCTCTCCGTCGAGGAGGGGGCCCACGTCTACGGCCTGCACACCGGGACCTCCTGGGGCGCGAGCGACATCCGCCTGCTCTCGGCCGGCCGGGACGGGCGCACGGTCACCGTCGTCGACTGGGGCCAGATGGGCGATTTCGCCGACGCCCCGGTCAAGGCCTTCAAGAAGACGACCACCACGGCCGTGAACAAGCTCCACTGACCGCACCACCACAGCACCACCGGGGCCGCCCTCCCGCACGGGGGTCGGGCGGGCGGCCCCGCATCGACCGAACTCGGCACCACACGAAAACGGGGAAACACCATGAACAGCAAGACCCGCACCGTCCTGACCGCCGGCGTCCTCGCCGTCGCCCTCGGCCTCGGCGCCACCGCCCAGGCCTCCGCCGGCGCACCGCGCAGCGTCAGCGGCACGCCGTCCGACAACGTCACCCGCATCGCCGACTTCTACGGCGCCTACATCGACGCGGTGACCGACGAGGACAGCGGCAACCTCGGTGAGGCCCTGCGCAGCCACTACCTCACCACCGGCTTCCAGAAGGAGCTGAAGGCCTGGGAGGACAGGGAGCACGCGGACGGCGTCCTGCGCGCGCAGAACGTCCCGCTCTCCTGGAAGGTCACCGACAACGGCAGCACGAAGAAGTACACCGAGGCCGTGGTCACCCTCACCTGGAGCAAGAACAGCACCACCAAGGTCGTGGTCGACATCACCCGCGACACCCGCAAGATCTTCCACATCGGGGAGAAGGGCATCGGCGGGAAGTAAGGCGGGCAGCGGCCGCTACGCCGGTCGCAGCCGCACCGTGAGGATCTGGAACGGCCGCAGCTCGAAGCTCAAGTCGCTTTCGTGCTGCGGCCGTTCCAGCAGGTCCGTCACCTCGACGCGGCCCACCGGGAACCCGGCTGCCAGCGTGGCCCGCGCCCGCCCGCCCCGGGACTCGTAGAGCCGTACCACCACGTCCCCGCTGCGGTCCTCCGCCAGCTTGACCGACTCGACGGTCACGGCGGGGTCGTCGACGCGGACCAGAGGCTGGACGACGGGCGCTTCGGCCACCCGCAGCGGCAGGTTCAGCGCGAGCCCCTCGGCGACCGCGCCCCCGACATCCGCGCCCGGCAGCAGCGCGTAGGTGAAGCGGTGCGTGCCGAGGTCCGTCTCCGGGTCCGGGCTGTGCGGGGCGCGCAGCAGTGTCAGACGTACGGTCGTGCCGAGGCCGTCCCCGTGCGGGGTACGGGTCACGTCGTGGCCGTACGTCGAGTCGCCGAGGACCGCCACGCCGTAGCCCTCCTCCGCGACCCTCAGCCAGCGGTGCGCGCAGATCTCGAAACGGGCCGCGTCCCAGGACGTGTTGGCGTGCGTCGGGCGGTGGACGTGCCCGAACTGGATCTCCGCCGTGGAGCGTTCGGCGTGCACATCGATCGGGAAGGCGGCCTTCAGCACCTTCTCGGACTCCTGCCAGTCGACGTCCGTGACGACGTCGAGGCGCCGGGCCCCGGCCGCGAGGCGGATCTCCTGCGTGATCCGCGACTTCCCGAACGTCCGCGTCACCCGCACCACCGCCCGCAGCGGTCCGGCCTCCACCAACTCCACGGACTCGACGTCCGTCAGGTCCGTGTGCCGGCGCCGGTAGTGCCGGTCGATGTCCCAGGCGTCCCAGGCGTTGGGATGGTCGGGGTGCAACTGGAGGAGGTTGCCGGGGCCGCACAGGACCTCGCGGCCGTCGGCCAGGTCGCGGACGGAGGAGAGCAGCCCCCGCGCGTCCACGCTCACCCGGAGCCGGGAGTTCTCCAGCACGTGCGTGCCGCCGTCCCGCCGCGCCCGTACGGCCTCGTCCGCGGTGTCGGTGACCGCCGCGCTCCCCAGCCCCGGCACCGTCACCAGTGCGTCCCCGACCACCTCCGTCCGCGGGTACGGCGAGGCGTTGAACACCGCCGGGCCACCCGCCCCCAGCGCGGCCACCGCCGCCACCGTGATGTCCTCCACCTCGGCCAGCACAGCTGCGTAGGTGTCCCGGGCCTCCCGGTGCACCCAGGCGATCGACGAGCCGGGCAGGATGTCGTGGAACTGGTGCAGCAGCACCGTTTTCCACAGCCGATCCAGGGCGCCGTAGGGGTAGGCGTACGACGGATTCCGTACGGCGGCTGTCGCGCACCACAACTCGGCCTCGCGCAGGGCGTGTTCCGAGCGCCGGTTGCCCTGCTTGGTCTTCGCCTGGGTGGTGTACGTGGCCCGGTGGAGTTCGAGATAGAGCTCGCCCGACCACACGGGCGCCTGGGGCCCGTACTCCTCCTCGGCCGCGGTGAAGAACGCCGCCGGCTTCTCGACCTCGACCCGCGGTGAGCCCTCCAGGGAGCGCAACCGGCGGGCCTTCTCCAGCATTTCGCGGGTCGGGCCGCCACCGCCGTCACCCCAGCCGAAGGGAACGAGGGAGCGCGTCGCGCGGCCCTTGTCGGCGAAGTTGCGTTCCGCGTGGGCGAGTTCGCGGCCGTGGAGCTGGGAGTTGTAGGTGTCGACGGGCGGGAAGTGGGTGAAGACGCGGGTGCCGTCGATGCCCTCCCACCAGAAGGTGTGGTGGGGCATCCTGTTGGACTGGTTCCAGCTGAGTTTCTGGGTGAGGAACCAGCGGATTCCGGCCAGTTTCGCGAGCTGCGGGAAGGCGGCGGTGTAGCCGAAGGAGTCCGGCAGCCAGATCTCCTGCGTCTCCACGCCGAGTTCTTCGGCGAAGAACCGCTTTCCGTGCACGATCTGCCGGGCCAGCGCCTCACCGCCGGGCATGTTGGCGTCGGACTCCACCCACATCGAGCCGACGGGCGCCCAATTGCCGTCCCGGACCGCCTTCTTGATCCGCTCCCAGATGTGCGGCTGGTGCTCCTTCACCCAGGCGTACTGCTGGGCCTGCGAGCAGGAGAACACCAGCTCGGGGTAGTCGGCGGCGAGCGCCGTGACGTTGGCGAAGGTGCGCGAGGCCTTGCGGACCGTCTCGCGCAGCGGCCACAGCCAGGCCGAGTCGATGTGCGCGTGCCCGGTCGCGGAGATCCGGTGGGCGCTCGCCGAGGCGGGCCTGGACAGGACGTCCGCCAGCGTGGCGCGGGCCGCCGGTGTCGTCCCTGACACGTCGTGCAGGTCGAGGGTGTCGAGCATGTCCTCCAACGCCCGCAGGATCTCGTGCCGCCGGGGCCGGTCCATGGGCAGCTCGTGCATCAGCTCCGAGAGCACCTCGACGTCGAGGACCAACTGCCACACGGCTTCATCGAGTACGGCGAGGTCGGCAGAGCGGAATCGGTAGACGGGCCGATCCCCGGCGGTCAGGACGTCGCCCAGGTGAGTGGGTTCGAAGCCGTGCAGCACGGCCGGATTGGCGGCCGCCTCCAGAAGCAGATGCACCGGTTCGCCTCCGCTTGCCGGGGAGGCGACGGGCAGATGGCGGTTGCGCGGGTGAATGCCCTTCAGGGGCACGCCCGCGGCGTCGTAGAGCAGTCCCTCGGCCTGGAAACCGGGCCCGTCGCCGGTGAACCCCGGGTCGATCACCGCCTCGACCCGGCGGCCGGCCCACTCCTCGGGCACCCGGCCCGTCAAGCGGAACCAACTCGTCGACCAGGGCTTTCCCCACGCCGTTCCGGTGGTGAAGTCCTCGTATTCGGCCTGCAACGCCTGGTCCACCGGCACCGGTTCGCCGGGCACATGCCACACGGACACAACCAGTGGCACACGCTCCGCGTACTGGGCGGGCCGTACGAACTGTCCCATGGCGCGCTCCAGGCGCGCCTCCACCAGCGTTCGGTCGTCGTGCACGGCGGCTCCCTGGGCGCTCGGACGGCTCTGGCACCTCTCTCCAAAGGGTCTCTCTACCCGGCCTGAACCCCCGCATCCGTGGCCGAACACCTGGTCGTTGACGATGAGACATGACTGGCGCGTGTCCCGTGGGGCATGGATCCCGTGAACGTGTTCGACAAGGAGGGGACCGACATCGGCACGCGGGCGGGGGTCATGAAGAGGCAGGCGCGAGGGGGCGGTCCCATGGCGATAGGGACCTTCTCGGCGAAAGCGGCGCAGGACAGAGCCGACGGCGGCAAGGACCACGTGGAGCCGTCCCAGCTACGGCAGAGACTGGGCCGGGCGGACCTGAAGGCGGTGCCCGAGGCACGCAGGGCACTGCGCGAGCTGCTCAGGCAGTGGGGCAGGCCGGGTCGGTCGGAGATAGCGGAGCTGCTCACCAGCGAACTCGTCACCAACGCAATCATTCACACCGACCACGACGCGGTGCTGACGGCCACCGTCGGACCTCGCGGACTCAGGGTGGAGGTAAGGGACTTCGTGGCCCGCAGACCCAGGCTGAGGGCGTCGAACACCGACGACGGCACGCACGGAAGGGGCCTGGTCCTGGTGCAGTCCCTCGCGGACGCGTGGGGGGTACGGGCCCACGGGGTGGGAAAGGTCGTCTGGTTCGAACTCGACGCCGGAGCGGCGTGAGCGGACAACGGGAAGGGGCGTGGTCCGAAGACCACGCCCCTTCCCATGACGGCCGTGTCTAGCCGAACTGCTGCTCGAGGTCCTTGAGCTTGCGCTCCAGGGAGTCGAGGCGCGGCAGGGCCATGGTGTCGTCCTCCGCGGTGAGGTCCACGGTGACCGGGTCAGAACCGGCCTTGCGGACGGGCTGCAGGGACGGACGAGAGCGTACGGGCAGCGGTTCCGGGGTCGATATGGCAGGCTCCGCTGAGACCGGGGCGGAAGCCCGCTCCAGGGCCTGGGGCTCCACCTGGCGTCCGCCGCCTCGGCCGGTGAACCCGCGGTGGCCCCGGCTGATGGCCTTGAGCTGAGCGCGTTCCAGGCGGTCGTGCTCGCGCCGACGCAGCCGGTTCGCTTCCTTCTGCCGCTTGTCCTCGCGGACCTCGTCGACCGCCTCGTCCAGGCTGCGTACGTTCTCCAGCAGCATCAGCGACCAGGCCCTGTAGGTCTCGCGAGGAGCGCGCAGCCAGCGGACGATACGGATCTGCGGCAGCGGACGCGGCACGAGACCCTGCTCGCGCAGCGCGGCCCGGCGGGTCTGCTTCAGCGCGCGGTCGAACAGGACGGCCGCGGACAGGGACATACCGGAGAAGAACTGCGGCGCGCCGTCGTGGCCGAGGCCCCTGGGCGCGTGCACCCAGTTGAACCAGGCCGCGGCGCCCGCGAACGTCCACACCAGTATCCGGGAGCCGAGGGCGGCGTCACCGTGGCTGGCCTCGCGCACCGCGAGCACGGAGCAGAACATGGCCGCGCCGTCGAGGCCGAAGGGGACCAGGTATTCCCAGCCGTTGGTGAGGCCGAGGTTCTGCTCTCCGAAGCCGACCAGGCCGTGGAAGGAGAGGGCGGCGGCCACCGCCGCACAGCAGAACAGCAGAACATAGGAGGCGGTGCCATATATGGCTTCCTTGCGCCTACGGCGCTCCTCGCTGCGCTCCCACGTGTCGTCCTTCGCGTGCTCCCCGCTGGACCGCTTGCTGCGCGCGAGCACCGCAACCGCCGCCAGCATGCCCAGGAGCAGTACGGCGCCCGGAAGCAACCAGTTCAGCGATATGTCGGTCAGTCTCATCTGGGGTCCCTTGCATTGGGATAGGGCGTAACGCCCGCCATAGTGGCCCAATCCCACCGGCCCTCAGGGGGTTTCGGGGCAAGAGGCCGCCAAGGAGGTGCAAGGGAATGCCCAGGGCGGCGTTCTGCTCGAACTGCCGCATGAGGGGCGGGAGTTGAGTTCGAATAAGACTACCCGTACGGGTGGTTCCACGGAAAGTTCCTGCGGCAAGTGAGGAAGTTGTGAAACGCCTGTAACCAAGCGGGTGATCTCTTCGGGAGGATCTTACGGGACGGCCGACGGGCGGTGTGCCTGAGGGTCCCTCAACTCGCGGCAACGGCCGACGGCTTGGTGACCCGGTCCGCGTCGCAGGTGCGCGGGCGGGTGGTGGAGGTATCCGCGGGGTTCACCGTGTGGAACCTGCAAAGCGGGATATCCGGCGGAGCGGGAAACCGGCGCACGGTGATCAGCAGGCGGGCCGGATGTGCCTGTGCAGGCGAAGATCGCCGCGACGTCCGGCCGTGCGCGCGGTCCGTGGTCGCGCTGTGGCTGTGCGTCGTCCCAGGTGCGGAACGCCTCCAGGTCTGGCCCGCCCTCCGCAGGCGAGGCGGGGATCATCGATCCGTAACGGATGCGTGACGACTTTGAAGGTAAGCCTAGCCTTATTTGCGATCGGTGAGATTTGAACTGTCGGGAAGTGCGCCTAAGGTGCTTGACGGACGAGTAACAACCAGCCGTAATGACCCCAAGTACCGACACGTCCTCAGGAGGACCCGTGAAGCAGAGCGCCCAGGGCTCCGCCGGCACGTGGATTCCGGAGGTTCTCACGGGGACGCCGAGGGTGCCGCCCCAGCCCGGTGCCCAGGACGTGGACCGTGAGCGGGCCGTCGCCTCAGGAGCCACCCGTGGCGAGCACACCCACAGCGAGCAGCCGATCCCGGGCCCCCGCCCGGTCCAGCGGGCCTCGGTGCGCGGGCAGATCCTCGACGCGTTGCGCACCGCCCTGGTCACGAGCCAGCTGACGCCCGGCGAGGTGTATTCGGCGCCCGCGCTGGGGGAGCGGTTCGGGGTCTCCGCGACGCCGGTCCGGGAGGCGATGCAGCAGCTCGCCCTGGAGGGCGCCGTCGAGGTCGTGCCCAATCGCGGGTTCCGGGTGATCGAGCGGGGGGCGCGGG
It encodes:
- a CDS encoding protein phosphatase 2C domain-containing protein codes for the protein MSQQGGSSTGHEDDWWGQLYDESTEDTGPAPAPDSLDDRFASVAGAVGGGADSGAEAVDEGVAAAGSGVPAQRPGGAEPAESSLGSGLTRRRAPWQPQPDSPGGPETFPAGPEAWPYEDGSEQRPPDRGSTEPAVTTVPASRTPPNTPPAHDLLDAPSPARQDLPARQDVPAPHDLPTPHDLPTPQDRRTATHVDLPTFPPASVDYVGSGPPTYDAEPTALPPADPDDLDDLVADTVLDGARYGACTLRAVSVRGDSARYRGEPRRDSLLTARFGTGEQALILVAMATGARATPGAHRAAAEACHWIGRAIGRSHARLAEDMRAARRGDLKSGLHRLTDRSLGKLRASAAEQGIDPEEYSATLRCLLLPADPECRIRVFFGVGTGGLFRLRDGDWQDIEPRVTDAVGDAVVGFGSLPAETPEGDRLTMDLGITTPPSPYDPAPEPPREPFRFRASVAQTGDTLLMCSGGLAEPLRGEPDLCRYLTTRWSGPTPPGLAAFLADTQVRVKGYADDRTAAAVWEA
- a CDS encoding pyruvate dehydrogenase — its product is MAKQNVAEQFVDILVRAGVKRLYGVVGDSLNPVVDAVRRNAAIDWVHVRHEETAAFAAGAEAQITGKLTACAGSCGPGNLHLINGLFDAHRSMAPVLALASQIPSSEIGLGYFQETHPDQLFRECSHYSELISNPKQMPRLLQTAIQHAVGQSGVSVVSLPGDIADQPAPDKAAETALVTSRPTVRPGDGEIDRLVEMIDKAGRITLFCGSGTAGAHAEVMEFAGKIKSPIGHALRGKEWIQYDNPYDVGMSGLLGYGAAYEATHECELLILLGTDFPYNAFLPDDVKIAQVDVRPERLGRRSKLDLAVWGDVRETLRCLIPRVREKQNRRFLDKMLKKHADALEGVVKAYTRKVDKHVPIHPEYVASVLDELADDDAVFTVDTGMCNVWAARYISPNGRRRVIGSFSHGSMANALPMAIGAQFTDRGRQVVSMSGDGGFSMLMGDFLTLVQYDLPVKVVLFNNSSLGMVELEMLVAGLPSYGTTNKNPDFAAVARACGAHGVRVEKPKDLAGALKAAFKHKGPALVDIVTDPNALSIPPKISAEMVTGFALSASKIVLDGGVGRMVQMARSNIRNVPRP
- a CDS encoding helix-turn-helix domain-containing protein; this translates as MSTRDDVEQFAALLRRLKDRTDRSYGSLARRVNMNTSTLHRYCAGEAVPQDFAPVERLAAFCAATPEERLELHRLWLLAVAARQRVRTAAAAGEEPADQAPAAAEEPVDRTSAPVEEAVVPEVVEGPRPSPVVRPWYRRRRVLASTAATCALLATLGGLSALSTDHSRDTAAPRSPSGPGTTASPSPRSSSKTKPSANSSPSTAGGSSAPGTKNKAAGSSAPGTDPTGAGKPATGLPLTWTTDSQIWDGGCAHDYVIGKEPDQVPPPPVPQDAAGWAATQGAVHGRQTMVQISVQGKSSTAVVLEALRVRVVSRGTPLKGTTYDMAQGCGGGLGPRYFDVNLDINRPIARAVSGADDRGNPAPAVKFPYRVSAQDPEVLLATATTEMYDCAWYLELDWSSQGRTGTVRIDDHGRPFRTSSIKGLPRYWYGTNGHGVRQWVPAEVPDRP
- a CDS encoding alpha-mannosidase — translated: MHDDRTLVEARLERAMGQFVRPAQYAERVPLVVSVWHVPGEPVPVDQALQAEYEDFTTGTAWGKPWSTSWFRLTGRVPEEWAGRRVEAVIDPGFTGDGPGFQAEGLLYDAAGVPLKGIHPRNRHLPVASPASGGEPVHLLLEAAANPAVLHGFEPTHLGDVLTAGDRPVYRFRSADLAVLDEAVWQLVLDVEVLSELMHELPMDRPRRHEILRALEDMLDTLDLHDVSGTTPAARATLADVLSRPASASAHRISATGHAHIDSAWLWPLRETVRKASRTFANVTALAADYPELVFSCSQAQQYAWVKEHQPHIWERIKKAVRDGNWAPVGSMWVESDANMPGGEALARQIVHGKRFFAEELGVETQEIWLPDSFGYTAAFPQLAKLAGIRWFLTQKLSWNQSNRMPHHTFWWEGIDGTRVFTHFPPVDTYNSQLHGRELAHAERNFADKGRATRSLVPFGWGDGGGGPTREMLEKARRLRSLEGSPRVEVEKPAAFFTAAEEEYGPQAPVWSGELYLELHRATYTTQAKTKQGNRRSEHALREAELWCATAAVRNPSYAYPYGALDRLWKTVLLHQFHDILPGSSIAWVHREARDTYAAVLAEVEDITVAAVAALGAGGPAVFNASPYPRTEVVGDALVTVPGLGSAAVTDTADEAVRARRDGGTHVLENSRLRVSVDARGLLSSVRDLADGREVLCGPGNLLQLHPDHPNAWDAWDIDRHYRRRHTDLTDVESVELVEAGPLRAVVRVTRTFGKSRITQEIRLAAGARRLDVVTDVDWQESEKVLKAAFPIDVHAERSTAEIQFGHVHRPTHANTSWDAARFEICAHRWLRVAEEGYGVAVLGDSTYGHDVTRTPHGDGLGTTVRLTLLRAPHSPDPETDLGTHRFTYALLPGADVGGAVAEGLALNLPLRVAEAPVVQPLVRVDDPAVTVESVKLAEDRSGDVVVRLYESRGGRARATLAAGFPVGRVEVTDLLERPQHESDLSFELRPFQILTVRLRPA
- a CDS encoding ATP-binding protein, whose product is MAIGTFSAKAAQDRADGGKDHVEPSQLRQRLGRADLKAVPEARRALRELLRQWGRPGRSEIAELLTSELVTNAIIHTDHDAVLTATVGPRGLRVEVRDFVARRPRLRASNTDDGTHGRGLVLVQSLADAWGVRAHGVGKVVWFELDAGAA
- a CDS encoding DUF2637 domain-containing protein — its product is MRLTDISLNWLLPGAVLLLGMLAAVAVLARSKRSSGEHAKDDTWERSEERRRRKEAIYGTASYVLLFCCAAVAAALSFHGLVGFGEQNLGLTNGWEYLVPFGLDGAAMFCSVLAVREASHGDAALGSRILVWTFAGAAAWFNWVHAPRGLGHDGAPQFFSGMSLSAAVLFDRALKQTRRAALREQGLVPRPLPQIRIVRWLRAPRETYRAWSLMLLENVRSLDEAVDEVREDKRQKEANRLRRREHDRLERAQLKAISRGHRGFTGRGGGRQVEPQALERASAPVSAEPAISTPEPLPVRSRPSLQPVRKAGSDPVTVDLTAEDDTMALPRLDSLERKLKDLEQQFG
- a CDS encoding GntR family transcriptional regulator, with product MKQSAQGSAGTWIPEVLTGTPRVPPQPGAQDVDRERAVASGATRGEHTHSEQPIPGPRPVQRASVRGQILDALRTALVTSQLTPGEVYSAPALGERFGVSATPVREAMQQLALEGAVEVVPNRGFRVIERGARELAELAEIRALIEIPVMLRLARTVPAERWAGLRPLAEATLRAATSGCAATYAESDRAFHRAVFALSGNQQLVKIADDLHRRAQWPLVGGPSTRARADLLADAAEHTALLDALTERDLDVVRRLVGEHFAGAS